The following are encoded in a window of Castanea sativa cultivar Marrone di Chiusa Pesio chromosome 5, ASM4071231v1 genomic DNA:
- the LOC142636582 gene encoding histone H3.2 — protein MARTKQTARKSTGGKAPRKQLATKAARKSAPATGGVKKPHRFRPGTVALREIRKYQKSTELLIRKLPFQRLVREIAQDFKTDLRFQSSAVAALQEAAEAYLVGLFEDTNLCAIHAKRVTIMPKDIQLARRIRGERA, from the coding sequence ATGGCTCGTACCAAGCAAACCGCTCGCAAATCCACTGGTGGCAAGGCACCGAGGAAGCAATTGGCCACCAAGGCCGCCCGGAAGTCCGCTCCGGCCACCGGAGGAGTGAAGAAGCCCCACAGGTTCAGGCCAGGGACCGTTGCTCTCCGTGAGATCCGTAAGTACCAGAAGAGTACAGAGCTCCTGATCCGAAAGCTCCCATTCCAGCGATTGGTTCGTGAAATCGCTCAGGATTTCAAGACCGATCTCCGATTCCAGAGCTCCGCCGTGGCTGCTCTACAAGAGGCCGCCGAGGCTTACCTTGTGGGACTCTTTGAGGACACCAATCTCTGCGCTATTCATGCTAAGAGAGTCACCATCATGCCCAAGGACATTCAGCTAGCTAGGAGGATCAGGGGTGAGCGTGCTTAG